From Candidatus Tanganyikabacteria bacterium, a single genomic window includes:
- a CDS encoding AAA family ATPase, producing the protein MIDRPFWRQRIEDAWRDVPIAWLCGMRRCGKTTPARSFGPERVTFVNCDLPSAEDMVRDPQVFFCNCATPIVVFDEVHQLRDPARVLKVGAAPEDPRHGLLHGGGDEEVPGCPHRPEA; encoded by the coding sequence ATGATCGACCGGCCGTTCTGGCGCCAGCGGATCGAAGATGCCTGGCGTGACGTCCCCATCGCATGGCTCTGCGGCATGCGGCGGTGCGGCAAGACCACGCCGGCAAGGAGCTTCGGACCGGAGCGGGTCACCTTCGTCAACTGCGATCTGCCCAGCGCCGAGGACATGGTTCGCGATCCGCAGGTCTTCTTCTGCAATTGCGCCACGCCGATCGTGGTGTTCGACGAGGTCCACCAGCTACGGGATCCGGCGCGGGTTTTAAAGGTCGGGGCGGCGCCTGAGGATCCTCGCCACGGGCTCCTCCACGGTGGCGGCGACGAGGAAGTTCCGGGATGCCCTCACCGGCCGGAAGCGTGA
- a CDS encoding type II toxin-antitoxin system PemK/MazF family toxin, whose translation MARILRGEVRWADLNPVRGHEQAGRRPVLVLSQDVFNERSGTVIAVALTSQQQKAGFPLTLELSAKELPGPAWVKISQIRTLSVERVGRLLGRVEPETLAQIIDGLLEIIGP comes from the coding sequence ATGGCCCGAATTCTGAGGGGCGAGGTCCGCTGGGCCGACCTGAACCCCGTTCGCGGCCACGAGCAAGCAGGACGGCGGCCAGTCCTCGTCCTGAGCCAGGACGTCTTCAACGAGCGCTCGGGCACCGTCATCGCGGTCGCGCTCACGAGTCAGCAACAGAAGGCCGGCTTCCCCCTGACGCTAGAGCTGAGCGCCAAGGAATTGCCCGGGCCCGCGTGGGTCAAGATCAGTCAGATCCGGACCTTGTCGGTGGAGCGAGTCGGCAGGCTCTTGGGTCGGGTCGAACCCGAGACGCTGGCCCAGATCATCGACGGCCTGCTCGAGATCATCGGGCCCTGA
- a CDS encoding helix-turn-helix domain-containing protein: MIKTEREWNAMRAQLEVEDKRLAEQRQLLVDAGLSDKQLEAAMAPLISFRDQLAEEIEFYERIKAKDFSALSNFESIGRLLIALRIASGRTQHDLAVALQMDDAQISRYERDEYYGLTVPKIIQVLKALGFRIKMGVEPLDEPRDGGRIPA; encoded by the coding sequence ATGATCAAGACGGAACGCGAGTGGAACGCCATGAGGGCGCAGCTCGAGGTCGAGGACAAGCGTCTCGCGGAGCAGCGCCAGCTTCTCGTCGACGCCGGACTAAGCGATAAACAACTGGAGGCCGCGATGGCGCCACTCATCAGCTTCCGGGACCAACTCGCCGAGGAGATCGAGTTCTACGAGCGCATCAAGGCCAAGGACTTCAGCGCGCTCTCGAACTTTGAATCCATCGGCCGGCTCTTGATCGCCCTCCGGATCGCGTCAGGCAGGACCCAACACGATCTGGCGGTCGCCCTGCAAATGGACGATGCGCAGATCTCGCGGTACGAGCGGGACGAGTACTACGGCCTGACGGTCCCCAAGATCATCCAGGTGCTCAAGGCACTCGGCTTCCGGATCAAGATGGGTGTCGAGCCCCTCGATGAGCCTCGCGACGGCGGCCGGATTCCGGCCTGA
- a CDS encoding ribbon-helix-helix protein, CopG family, with protein sequence MARSKIAITLDEATLARVDRLVRQAMFANRSQAIQAAIDEKLERIERSRLARECAKLDKRVERALADEELAEDLAAWPEF encoded by the coding sequence ATGGCTCGCTCGAAGATCGCGATCACGCTCGACGAAGCCACTTTGGCACGCGTGGACCGCCTGGTGCGCCAGGCGATGTTTGCCAATCGTAGCCAGGCGATCCAGGCCGCGATCGACGAGAAGCTGGAGCGTATCGAACGCAGCCGCCTTGCCAGAGAGTGCGCGAAGCTCGACAAGAGGGTCGAAAGGGCGCTTGCGGACGAAGAGCTTGCCGAGGATCTCGCCGCATGGCCCGAATTCTGA
- a CDS encoding DUF4143 domain-containing protein, translating into MAGFVLRPRRAEAVRLEPKVYGFDTGFVSFARGWDPLRADDFGPPWEHVVLEHLQARFPDTRVQYWRDKSGRELDFVLATARDAVDTVECKWGPGEFDPKGLATFRRYYPEGRNVLVTPSAVTPYTRRVGTAEILVCSPGQLVP; encoded by the coding sequence GTGGCTGGATTCGTTCTTCGCCCGCGACGTGCAGAGGCTGTTCGGCTTGAGCCCAAGGTTTACGGGTTCGATACGGGGTTCGTGAGCTTCGCGCGGGGCTGGGATCCGCTGCGTGCGGATGATTTCGGGCCCCCCTGGGAACACGTCGTCCTCGAACACCTGCAGGCGCGCTTTCCCGACACGCGGGTGCAGTACTGGCGGGACAAGAGCGGGCGCGAGCTTGATTTCGTACTGGCCACAGCGCGGGACGCCGTCGATACGGTCGAGTGCAAGTGGGGCCCCGGCGAGTTCGACCCGAAGGGCCTGGCGACGTTTCGCCGGTACTACCCCGAGGGACGGAACGTCCTGGTCACGCCGTCCGCCGTCACGCCTTACACGAGGCGCGTCGGTACCGCGGAGATCCTGGTGTGCTCCCCCGGCCAGCTGGTTCCTTGA